The following proteins come from a genomic window of Alicyclobacillus dauci:
- a CDS encoding MarR family winged helix-turn-helix transcriptional regulator: MASEKYSVGVIEHEVAILAGMSALHKNLGVVERPEYVLLRQINEYGLVGIKELADEFGLDRAIIMKHVAILESEGCIKRVPSGSDDKTGLFRSTQLGRDRLHETKQMRLSKYSSMLKRWTNGDLQKFGELLSLLNRTLKDE, translated from the coding sequence ATGGCTTCTGAAAAATATAGCGTCGGGGTCATTGAACACGAAGTTGCAATTTTGGCTGGTATGAGCGCGCTACACAAGAACTTAGGCGTCGTGGAACGTCCGGAATATGTATTGCTCCGACAAATCAATGAGTACGGTTTGGTTGGGATTAAAGAACTGGCTGATGAGTTTGGCTTGGACAGAGCGATCATTATGAAACATGTTGCCATATTGGAGTCCGAGGGATGCATCAAACGTGTACCTAGTGGTTCTGACGATAAAACCGGTCTGTTTCGTAGCACTCAATTAGGTCGCGATCGTCTCCATGAAACTAAGCAGATGCGCTTAAGTAAATACTCCTCTATGTTGAAACGTTGGACAAATGGGGATCTACAGAAGTTTGGTGAACTGCTCTCATTGCTGAATAGAACATTGAAGGACGAATAA
- a CDS encoding MarR family winged helix-turn-helix transcriptional regulator has translation MEEEQDHIGVIEHEVAILIRRAMAFSALYKKLGAVDRPAYLLLRQIKEAGVIGIKELADEFHLDRSTISRQAAALESRGLIQRVPDRIDGRLSLFVITELGLRMLNETKQIRHRRYSKLLQDWSDEDLEKFGKFLGLLNRTFID, from the coding sequence GTGGAGGAAGAACAAGATCACATCGGCGTCATAGAACATGAGGTTGCTATCCTGATCCGCCGTGCAATGGCATTTAGTGCGTTGTATAAGAAATTAGGCGCCGTTGATAGGCCGGCCTACTTACTTCTTCGGCAAATTAAAGAAGCAGGTGTCATTGGAATTAAGGAACTGGCGGACGAATTCCATTTGGACCGGTCCACAATCAGTCGACAGGCTGCCGCATTGGAATCAAGGGGATTGATACAACGTGTCCCTGACAGGATCGACGGTCGTCTTAGTTTATTCGTCATTACTGAACTGGGTTTACGGATGCTGAATGAAACAAAGCAAATCCGTCACAGACGGTACTCAAAATTACTGCAAGACTGGTCGGATGAAGACCTTGAGAAATTCGGCAAATTCCTTGGGCTCTTGAATAGAACATTTATTGATTAA
- a CDS encoding cold-shock protein: protein MQQGTVKWFNAEKGFGFIEVEGGEDVFVHFSAIQGDGFKTLDEGQRVEFDIVEGPKGPQAANVVKY, encoded by the coding sequence ATGCAACAAGGAACAGTTAAATGGTTCAACGCTGAAAAAGGCTTTGGGTTTATCGAAGTTGAAGGCGGAGAAGATGTATTCGTACATTTCAGCGCAATCCAAGGTGATGGTTTTAAGACACTTGATGAAGGCCAACGAGTAGAGTTCGACATTGTTGAAGGACCAAAAGGTCCACAAGCAGCGAATGTCGTTAAATACTAA
- a CDS encoding transposase, with amino-acid sequence MPRKLLTDAQLGILQVMSSRQQGGIDPNSGLPMGFYTSMIDLFNPSQPAKSPSFHPLLAFESQMGCCIYDELRSGDAHTAEGFAAFYEAMKKQLPTGVNIRAIRMDKGFTGEKVFQTLEQDGRDYVIKLKWTKRLAELAPNLAWHCITQSDTEHCDVASLMYQATSWEKPRRVVIVRRLDIDPQEVLCADWFWEYEAIATTFDWNGEDIWHFYNHRGNAENHIKEAKYGFAVDQFSSQNFNTNKALEALKLLAYNLRSCYINKQRCNLECVSGQLDGSGGDYSFYPEFWFTMHVSGQFVCPSSHSACPPKSFRWRHSDFQAELAKMTVHYGRGKVCPKVQSRTTMLS; translated from the coding sequence ATGCCGCGAAAGCTCTTGACGGATGCCCAACTTGGCATCCTACAAGTCATGTCAAGCCGACAACAAGGAGGCATTGACCCTAACTCTGGTTTGCCAATGGGTTTTTATACCTCCATGATTGACTTGTTCAACCCATCTCAACCAGCGAAGAGCCCAAGTTTTCATCCCTTGCTAGCGTTTGAATCGCAGATGGGGTGCTGCATCTATGACGAACTGCGTTCCGGCGACGCTCACACAGCAGAAGGGTTTGCAGCCTTCTATGAGGCGATGAAAAAGCAGTTGCCAACAGGTGTAAACATCCGTGCCATCCGCATGGATAAAGGGTTTACCGGTGAAAAGGTGTTTCAGACACTGGAACAAGACGGGCGAGACTACGTGATCAAACTGAAATGGACTAAGCGACTAGCAGAGCTGGCCCCCAACCTAGCGTGGCATTGTATCACCCAGAGTGATACAGAACACTGCGATGTTGCCTCCCTTATGTACCAGGCAACATCCTGGGAAAAACCTCGGCGAGTTGTCATTGTGCGTCGATTGGACATTGACCCGCAGGAGGTCCTATGTGCGGATTGGTTTTGGGAGTACGAGGCCATAGCCACAACGTTCGACTGGAACGGTGAGGACATATGGCATTTCTACAACCACCGTGGCAACGCTGAGAATCATATCAAAGAAGCCAAATATGGATTCGCCGTTGACCAATTCTCGAGTCAGAATTTCAATACCAACAAAGCGTTGGAAGCTCTGAAGCTGCTGGCATACAACCTGCGCTCCTGTTATATAAACAAGCAGCGTTGCAACCTGGAGTGCGTCAGTGGACAGTTGGACGGCTCCGGCGGAGACTATTCCTTCTACCCGGAATTTTGGTTCACCATGCACGTCAGTGGACAATTCGTCTGCCCGAGTTCGCACAGCGCCTGTCCACCCAAGTCCTTCAGGTGGCGACATAGTGATTTCCAAGCTGAACTGGCAAAAATGACGGTCCATTATGGGAGGGGGAAAGTGTGTCCAAAGGTTCAATCCAGGACCACTATGCTATCGTGA
- a CDS encoding DUF1540 domain-containing protein — protein MANCEYWAKGNNCVASSILVSIDKHANMNSNVEFGMLGGEHQDSASNSADTCCHTFKPKESR, from the coding sequence GTGGCAAACTGCGAGTATTGGGCTAAAGGAAATAATTGTGTCGCATCATCAATTTTAGTCAGTATTGATAAGCACGCCAATATGAATTCGAATGTTGAGTTTGGGATGTTAGGTGGGGAGCACCAAGATTCGGCATCGAATTCTGCGGACACCTGTTGTCACACTTTTAAGCCTAAAGAATCACGGTGA